In Deinococcus ficus, a single genomic region encodes these proteins:
- a CDS encoding sensor histidine kinase, producing the protein MTHESARTSPEVSPTVEARLQAVEAQVHALQMGLRQARALFHDAPQAALLVNAQGRIVETNAQATALLGSTAALLQGRPLLNLFPPTAHSACTALLERVFHHRSPEGAELQLVGAGGQVLEVLVAATLHPSEGQEPLCQLMLTDVTAFKAAHQVLLDATQAQERDIQLLTVKLRQLGEEFRNVMLLSEGELSTTLTRAQNFLTLYERQTDLDERRRSLRHAATAVQQTQGLLDSLKQYMQARTIRARPQHVNLTRVLREVLKDTADLRLDRDVQVSHMPLPSVVGDSRVLHIILHEYVANALKFTRVRSQARLHVLVKETDTEHWIGVEDNGVGFNMRQKEQVVDLFSRLHPSELYEGTGLGLAVVRSLCERFGGRAWAEGKVNQGATFWLAWPKTPHSDGITGVS; encoded by the coding sequence ATGACCCATGAATCCGCCAGGACCAGTCCCGAAGTCTCGCCCACGGTCGAGGCGCGGCTTCAGGCCGTGGAGGCCCAGGTTCACGCGCTTCAGATGGGGCTGCGGCAGGCCAGGGCCCTATTCCATGACGCTCCGCAGGCGGCCCTCCTGGTCAACGCCCAGGGCCGCATCGTGGAGACCAACGCCCAGGCAACAGCATTGCTCGGTTCGACTGCCGCCCTGCTGCAAGGCCGGCCGCTGCTGAATCTGTTTCCGCCCACGGCGCACTCGGCGTGCACCGCGCTTCTGGAGCGCGTTTTCCATCACCGCAGCCCTGAGGGTGCAGAGCTGCAACTGGTCGGCGCGGGCGGGCAGGTCCTGGAGGTCCTGGTGGCCGCCACCCTGCATCCCTCCGAAGGCCAGGAGCCCCTGTGCCAGCTCATGCTCACGGACGTCACGGCTTTCAAGGCAGCGCACCAGGTGCTGCTGGACGCCACACAGGCGCAGGAACGTGACATTCAGCTGCTGACGGTGAAGCTCAGGCAGCTCGGTGAGGAATTCAGGAACGTGATGCTGCTGTCCGAAGGCGAACTCAGCACCACCCTGACCCGCGCGCAGAACTTTCTGACGCTGTACGAACGGCAGACTGACCTGGACGAGCGGCGCCGCTCGCTGCGGCACGCGGCAACCGCGGTGCAGCAGACCCAGGGCCTGCTCGATTCCCTCAAGCAGTACATGCAGGCCCGCACCATCCGCGCCCGCCCGCAGCATGTGAACCTCACCCGCGTGCTGCGAGAAGTGCTCAAGGACACGGCCGACCTCCGGCTGGACCGGGACGTTCAGGTGAGTCACATGCCTCTGCCGTCCGTCGTCGGGGACAGCCGGGTGCTGCACATCATCCTGCACGAGTACGTGGCGAACGCCCTGAAGTTCACGCGCGTGCGGTCTCAGGCCCGGCTGCACGTCCTGGTGAAGGAAACCGACACGGAACACTGGATCGGGGTGGAAGACAACGGCGTCGGGTTCAACATGCGTCAGAAAGAACAGGTCGTCGACCTGTTCAGCCGCCTGCACCCGTCAGAACTGTACGAGGGCACGGGCCTGGGCCTGGCCGTGGTACGCAGCCTGTGTGAACGCTTCGGCGGCCGCGCCTGGGCGGAAGGGAAGGTCAACCAGGGGGCCACCTTCTGGTTGGCCTGGCCCAAAACGCCGCACTCGGACGGCATTACTGGCGTGTCCTGA